From a region of the Eretmochelys imbricata isolate rEreImb1 chromosome 6, rEreImb1.hap1, whole genome shotgun sequence genome:
- the SSRP1 gene encoding FACT complex subunit SSRP1: MADTLEFNEIYQEVKGSMNDGRLRLSRQGVIFKNSKTGKVDNIQASELAEGIWRRVALGHGLKLLTKNGHVYKYDGFRESEFDKLSEFFKSHYHLELAEKDLCVKGWNWGTVKFGGQLLSFDIGEQPVFEIPLSNVSQCTTGKNEVTLEFHQNDDAEVSLMEVRFYVPPTQEDGLDPVEAFAQNVLSKADVIQATGDAICIFRELQCLTPRGRYDIRIYPTFLHLHGKTFDYKIPYTTVLRLFLLPHKDQRQMFFVISLDPPIKQGQTRYHFLILLFSKDEDISLTLNMNEDEVEKRFEGRLTKNMSGSLYEMVSRVMKALVNRKITVPGNFQGHSGAQCITCSYKASSGLLYPLERGFIYVHKPPVHIRFDEISFVNFARGTTTTRSFDFEIETKQGTQYTFSSIEREEYGKLFDFVNAKKLNIKNRGHKESMPQSYDEYADSDEDQHDAYLERMKEEGKIREENADDSSDESGEETDESFNPGEEDEDVAEEFDSEVSASSDGGSDREEKRKPAKKAKIVKERKPRKKSSESKKGKDPNAPKRPMSAYMLWLNASREKIKSDHPGISITDLSKKAGELWKGMSKEKKEEWDRKAEDAKRDYEKAMKEYSEGGKSENSKKEKSKKKKQQGKGKAERKAAPSKAPAKTPAKQLGESFKSKEFVSSEESSGDNKKEDSEEEEIASTPPSMEDSASGSD; encoded by the exons ATGGCGGACACGCTGGAGTTCAACGAAATATACCAGGAGGTGAAGGGGTCCATG AATGATGGGCGGCTGCGGCTGAGCCGCCAGGGTGTCATCTTCAAGAACAGCAAGACAGGCAAGGTGGACAACATCCAGGCCTCAGAGCTAGCAGAGGGCATCTGGCGCCGTGTGGCACTAGGCCACGGCCTCAAGCTGCTCACCAAGAATGGACACGTCTACAAGTATGACGGCTTCAGGGAATCG GAGTTTGACAAGCTGTCAGAATTCTTCAAGTCCCATTATCATCTGGAGCTGGCGGAGAAGGATCTGTGTGTGAAGGGCTGGAACTGGGGGACTGTAAAGTTTGGAG gccaGCTCCTGTCATTTGACATTGGGGAGCAGCCCGTGTTCGAGATCCCGCTCAGCAATGTGTCCCAGTGCACCACGGGCAAGAATGAGGTGACGCTGGAGTTCCACCAGAATGACGACGCCGAGGTGTCGCTCATGGAGGTCCGCTTCTACGTGCCGCCCACTCAGGAGGATGGCTTGGATCCTGTGGAA GCCTTTGCCCAGAATGTGCTGTCCAAGGCGGATGTGATCCAGGCAACTGGGGATGCCATCTGCATCTTCCGGGAGCTGCAGTGCCTGACACCACGCGGCCGCTATGATATCCGCATCTACCCCACCTTCCTGCACCTGCACGGCAAGACTTTTGACTACAAGATCCCCTACACCACTGTGCTGCGCCTCTTCTTGCTGCCCCATAAGGACCAGCGCCAGATGTTCTTTGTG ATCAGCCTAGACCCTCCGATCAAGCAGGGCCAGACACGCTATCACTTCCTGATCCTGCTCTTCTCCAAAGACGAGGACATCTCCCTGACCCTTAACATGAATGA GGATGAGGTGGAGAAGCGCTTTGAGGGCCGACTCACCAAGAACATGTCTGGCTCACTCTATGAGATGGTCAGTCGGGTCATGAAAGCGCTGGTGAACCGCAAGATCACTGTGCCCGGCAACTTCCAGGG gcacTCGGGAGCCCAATGCATCACCTGCTCCTACAAGGCCAGCTCGGGGCTGCTCTACCCACTGGAGCGTGGCTTCATCTATGTGCACAAGCCCCCGGTGCACATTCGCTTTGATGAGATCTCCTTCGTCAACTTCGCCCGcggcaccaccaccacccgctcCTTCGACTTCGAGATCGAGACCAAGCAGGGCACGCAGTACACCTTCAGCAGTATAGAGAG GGAGGAGTACGGGAAGCTGTTTGACTTTGTCAACGCCAAGAAGCTGAACATCAAGAACCGAGGCCACAAGGAG tCCATGCCACAGAGCTATGATGAATACGCTGACTCTGACGAGGACCAGCATGATGCCTACCTGGAGAGGATGAAGGAGGAGGGAAAGATCCGGGAGGAGAATGCTGATGACAGCAGTGATGAGTCTGGGGAGGAGACAG ATGAGTCATTTAACCCGGGGGAGGAGGACGAGGATGTAGCAGAAGA GTTCGACAGCGAAGTCTCTGCCAGTAGTGACGGTGGCAGTGACCGTGAGGAAAAGAGGAAGCCAGCCAAGAAAGCCAAGATTGTGAAGGAGCGCAAGCCCCGCAAGAAGTCATCGGAG AGTAAGAAAGGGAAAGACCCCAACGCCCCAAAGAGGCCCATGTCTGCCTACATGCTGTGGCTGAATGCCAGCCGTGAGAAGATCAAATCAGACCACCCTGGCATCAGCATCACTGACCTGTCCAAGAAGGCTGGGGAGCTCTGGAAGGGCATGTCCAAGGAGAAGAAAGAG GAGTGGGATCGCAAGGCGGAAGATGCCAAAAGGGACTATGAGAAGGCGATGAAGGAGTACAGCGAGGGGGGCAAATCTGAGAACTCCAAGAA AGAGAAATCcaagaagaagaagcagcaggggaaggggaaagcagaGAGGAAGGCAGCACCATCCAAGGCCCCAGCCAAGACCCCCGCTAAGCAGCTGGGTGAGAGCTTCAAGAGCAAGGAGTTCGTCTCCAGTGAGGAGAGCTCTGGTGACAACAAGAAGGAG gacTCAGAAGAGGAGGAAATCGCTAGCACGCCCCCCAGCATGGAGGACTCAGCATCTGGCTCGGATTAG